The genomic window CTCACGCCCAGACAACGTGTCCTTTTCCCCTCACCCCGCTTCCCCCTTTTTGGCCATGACTGTGGTTACTTTTGTTACCCAAAGCCATAATGATGTCATCAAAGTGGCCCCCAGCGTTGCCTTCACTTTGGTGCGTAGATCTCGAGAGCTTCTTGTAACGTGTAAATTATGTACAAACATTTGGTCGGCCAAGAGCTGCACAAACTTGGATTAAAAACATTCCTGCAGTCCCTCAGTCCGGTGAGGGCATTAAATCCTATTATTTCACAGtcgaaacgaaacaaaacttTTCGCACCCCTTGCCGCCAGGTGTTGCTGTGAAACGTGTCCTGTGCGCCAGGTGAATAATTAATGGTCCCAAGTCGAGGGAAGTGTCCGTGCCGCATGGTCACTTAAATCACGTGGCGTCCAATGCGTATACGTAACTTTTCGGAATTTCTGAAAATATCTTCAATTAGAAATCCCACGTTAGCCGCAGGCGGAGCTTCCATTTAAATTACTTATTTACACATTTCAGTTGGCCATACAGTGTGGTAGAAATAAATATCTCGTTTGGCAGAGTgaaaatttatatgaaattatAACTTTCTGGTACATTTTTTGTGTTCAAACgatatttaaatcaaattcgATAACacaatgattttaaatgatatttatttaccattttatatacattgaaattaatatttatgacaCGCCGCAATTAATCCGcttttatgcattttgcagttttaCGACTACACCGACATCGCCGAGGATGCCGCACGCCagtttattgaatttttatcgGGCAAATTCCCAAATGCCAACACACCGATTACCATCGATGAGGCGACACGTGCGGAGGTGAGTCGCCGGGCCAATGGAATCGCCAGTTACGCCCTCAACGAGGACGACAATCTCTTGGCCTTCGCCATTGCCGCGCCCAGCATTCACACGGTGGTCGTTAAATTCAGGGATAACGTTACGGTATGCACCCGCTAATCAGGGATAATGGGGCCACAGACTAATCGGTTTAACTTATTGCAGATACCACCGGATCAGGTGCACAATAAGGCGTACTTGGGTTCCTACTGGCGCGAGTTGGGGTAAGTTGTTTTGAAAGGCTGGTTGTGCCCCAAATAGTATGCCAcattatttttccaatatctGTTACGCGCAAATTGGCATTCTAAGAGTATATGTACGTTATTTGCAACGCTTTAATTCAAGCCAATTATCCTAAGCTTATAGCTTTTAATGCAATCACTAACTAGTCTAAAAGATAATCccaatttaattcaatttggaaCGAAGCTTGCCCAAAATATGTGCATCGCTTAGTTTGAATAGACCATAAGCCGCATAATCTTGGAAAGTTGCCCATGAATGAATTGTTTTTCTCGACTACAGTGCGGCCTGGAACAGCACGGACGGCACCCAGGAGTGGGGCGCTCCATTCCGCGACTGCAACCTGTTGACGCGTCGCTGGCTTTGGCCATTTCGCATATCCTTCAGCGAGCACAGGATCAAGTGAGTCGCATCGATGTGCAGCTGGATGGCACAACTTGTAATTTATGGTAAATGCTTTCAGAGTTGTGGCGGCTGCTTTCATTGCCGCCGATGAGGATGTGTGCAACGATGGCCTGGAGGAAGTTTTCGGTCGCCGCCACGGGTGAGTTATTGCCAAACTTTATCCGCTAATTCGTGACATTCGTTCTTCAAAGTATATAATACGTTATCTCTTTAGTTGCGATCGGAATACGACCTTCTGCCTGCTCACCGAAAACAAACCCGCCGCCACCCGTGATGTGTACACCTGTCTCTGCCGGGAATCCTACTATCTGCCCAATTCGACGCTGCAGGGATTCCGTGGCGATCGGGTGGAGCTGTCCGAGGGCTACGACAACTACTCGTGCATTCCGTGTCCCGGCGGATGCACCAACTGCGATAGCAACGGCGTCTGTTTGACCttccaggaggaggaggtgctCAACGTGGACGCCTGCCTGCGCCTCCTGGTGGCCATCGTCCTGGGCGCCTGCATCCTGTGCTGCATCGTCCTCGGCGTGATTGTCTTCCGGCAGAGAAAGTGCAAGGTATATAATTTGCATACTATCCTTTGGTTTGGGAACTTTTAGCAATCATTTCCGCATTTTTAGGCCATTGCGTCTGGCATGTGGACTGTGCTGGAGACGATACTGCTGGGCATTGTTTTACTTTATGCATCTGTGAGTACTTCTAGTGATGAACGCCTCCACTTTTGTGTTTACTAACATACTCCCCATTAAGGTTGCCGTCCATTTCTTTCCCGCATCCACCGAGCGCTGCCTTCTGGAGCCCTGGCTCCGGGAGCTGGGCTTCATCACCTGCTACGGTGCCATTATCCTGAAGTTGTACCGCCACCTAGTGGACTTCCGCACCCGCAAGGCGCATCGCTGGGTGCTGCGGGACGTGGACCTGCTCAAGTATCTGGGCACCATGGTCTTCGCCGTCATCTGCTACATGGCCGCGTTCACTGCCTCGTCGCTGGACCTCCTCGAAAGTGCGCAGCTGGAGAGCCTCAGGGAGGCGGACACGAACACCTGCCATCCGCTCAAGTGGGAGCTGGTCACGCAGACCAGCGAGATGCTCATCCTGTGCTTCGGCCTCCACCTGGCCATCGCCAGTCGGAATGCCAACACGCAGTTCCGGGTAAGATGTACAGTCCAATCGGTTGCTAGATGCTTTTTTTAAGAGATTAGTAGCAAAAGTAGGCCGGCCAATAAAGTCGAAGTGAATTAACCGGTCACTTCTTTACGTCCCGTTTAAGGAACGACAATTCCTGGTGACCGCCCTGACGCTGGAGTTCCTGGTCTCGTCGAGCTTCTACTTTCTGCGCTTTGTCTACCTGCCGGAAATGAGTCCCAGTGCCATCCTGCTGGCCCTGTTCATCCGCTCCCAGCTGACGAATAGTTTCGCCTTGGGTCTGATATTTGTGCCAAAGTTGTGGTATCAGCACAAGCAGGTAACCTATTTCAGTTCGCAGCGATTTGATTTACTTATTTTGCCTTGGTTTCCTTGGTTTGAGTACGCTTTTGTGTTCCACACACCGAGTTATAAGATATAAGATGTAATTAGGAATATTGTTGTGTCCTAGTCGGGCATCAAATGAATATAATACATATGCTTAGAGTATTCACACCCGTTCATTTTGTGCCGTCTGTCGTGGGCGTGGTCTTCATTATAGTCATCGATATCCGTATTTGGTATTGACATTGGTTGAGGAAACGATTTTTGTTAATAACTTAGCCAAcacaaaaagtataaaaatgggGAAACCCACTCGAAAGCTTGGTTGCTTTTGCCGAAACAgttgaatatttcatttggTTATATGGTTATATTTTGAGttcttgttctggtttttaccaaaaaaaaaaaacattaacatAACTTTAGTATTAAGCTAACATTGAATTGAAACTTTAGTCAAGCTATGAAGTTGCTGCAAGTGTGTCTCGTTAAAACAGAGAATGTTCGACTGTTTTTAGCTCTTTATTATTTCTGCCTGAATGTATTGCACATAAACTTAAACTCAATAAGCACgccatttaatttgcatgATTAGCGTTGATTTTTGCATGACTTTACCAAATAACACAACATCTAAATACAAACAAATGACAAAAATCGGTTTCCTATCAAAATTTCCAATATGCATACCAGAAATATTCCAAACTAGTGTATCCAAGACTCTTCCTCACTGTAACTTTCTCTATCTATTTGTGTCTCAACTGAGTAATCTTAAACTGAAATTCTGTGCCTAAGTAGTCTTCTTATAGCTATCGTCCATCTAATTTACCTTAtcagtttcatttttaatttgatttgtttcttttcattcatttccaGCACCCCCCAAGAAACAGTCACGACCAATAATCACCGACCATCCATATACAAACTATGAAACATACATATCACATACTATACATAACTCCACAGCACAGATCTTTTCTATTCGGTTTTGGCTCTCTCTTACCTTTGagttccgtttccgtttccatttccgtttccgttccgTTCTCCATTTTCCGTTTGACTTCCTGAGTGTGGTTTGCGGTGTTTGTTGCATCTTCATAGCTTGCAGGTTCGTTCGCTAGCGTATGATCTATCAATACGTTTACCTGTGGATGCTTTCAAGGGTACGTCACACGACGCCGGCCAGCGGCTGGGCGGAGGATATGCCGGGCTCTGTCTGGGCGATCCGGACATCGGGGAGCTGACCATATCCGAAATGAGCCCCGAGGACATACGCGCCGAACTCAAAAGGTACAAAGGATATCTATATATCTCTTTATCGAATCTCTGCATAACTGCAACCgtctttatatatatgtacatcttCGATTCCAGACTGTACACCCAACTGGAGATAATGAAGAACAAGACTCTGAGGCAGGACAATCCGCACATCAGTAAGCGACGTGGCGGACGCAAGGCGGGTCACCGTCGCTTCTCCCTGCAGGTGAGTCGGGGTCACCACGACGCCAGCGTAGTCCACCAGCCATAGTGCTCACTGTGCTCATGACATTGACGTGGCCAAAATGGGGGATCGTGGGGGCTGTAGGACTCAGATCGATATTGCTGTTACTCTtcaaaaaccgaaaccaaaccTTATGCTGCCTATCCCAAGCTCCCTAGATCTTTCTCTCCCCAGTCTCTCTATCCGTCTTTGAATCTCTACTTCTCTTGATCCACCAATGTGAACTCGCAGTACTGTTTGCCACTTATATTAATACATCTATAAATATCATTGTTCTTGTCATGACTATGTACAATATATTCGAATCCCACcacaaccaaaccaaacaaaacaataaccACCAATGTTCAATGTAGAAAAAGGGCAGCAAGGATAAGGTAAGAATTGTCGGTCGCTTCTAGCATAAACCTATGAAAACCTAACCCGCTAAAATATCTGTGTTGTGAATGTTAActaaacccaaaaccaaaaccaaaagacTAAATCCAAAGAAATTCTCGCACGTTTGTCTAAACTTGTCTATAAACTTAGACCCAAGTCCCCCAATAAACCCCAAAAACCACCAGCTTGTGTGTCTGCGTGTGTGCATGTGTCCGTCCCATAGATAGCACTTCATAAGTCTTATCGAAAACAGATTGCACACGAAACTATGAGAAACCACATATATCCCTGAGTTGCCAAAGTGCCCCACTAAGATATCTCCAATTCGCAGGCTCTAAGTGCCAAACACCGCAGCAACAAGCATCATCAGGACATCGAGATCACCGAGGCGGA from Drosophila yakuba strain Tai18E2 chromosome 2L, Prin_Dyak_Tai18E2_2.1, whole genome shotgun sequence includes these protein-coding regions:
- the LOC6526874 gene encoding uncharacterized protein LOC6526874 isoform X1, producing MEQCIATKSKTETAQSSMQPSSQCSSNYRNYQKKCHQNQTNTQVQSTQQSDCSSHRDRDHLTNKQNQQKQQNQRTNSATATAAAAAAAAATSSNCTTCNTSTKRSKNIREPSSSTQLNTLYAVLVLFIVGLAAATASPSPAPFSRESRRDALLAYYKRAHLPQSGSSSSSSSISLGHEEYHSQHKYQYHLLHDANGLDFDELTPTASSVSALSRAERFRLRKRSATPTTPATTTATPLDVATAAAATAAAAKDAGSGKKPEEKCEPKVLETLPDEPFYDYTDIAEDAARQFIEFLSGKFPNANTPITIDEATRAEVSRRANGIASYALNEDDNLLAFAIAAPSIHTVVVKFRDNVTIPPDQVHNKAYLGSYWRELGAAWNSTDGTQEWGAPFRDCNLLTRRWLWPFRISFSEHRIKVVAAAFIAADEDVCNDGLEEVFGRRHGCDRNTTFCLLTENKPAATRDVYTCLCRESYYLPNSTLQGFRGDRVELSEGYDNYSCIPCPGGCTNCDSNGVCLTFQEEEVLNVDACLRLLVAIVLGACILCCIVLGVIVFRQRKCKAIASGMWTVLETILLGIVLLYASVAVHFFPASTERCLLEPWLRELGFITCYGAIILKLYRHLVDFRTRKAHRWVLRDVDLLKYLGTMVFAVICYMAAFTASSLDLLESAQLESLREADTNTCHPLKWELVTQTSEMLILCFGLHLAIASRNANTQFRERQFLVTALTLEFLVSSSFYFLRFVYLPEMSPSAILLALFIRSQLTNSFALGLIFVPKLWYQHKQVRSLAYDLSIRLPVDAFKGTSHDAGQRLGGGYAGLCLGDPDIGELTISEMSPEDIRAELKRLYTQLEIMKNKTLRQDNPHISKRRGGRKAGHRRFSLQKKGSKDKALSAKHRSNKHHQDIEITEAEPSRTPEDSVCSAEGPTDTYAEISGVSHSMLSHSMVSHSVVSHSK
- the LOC6526874 gene encoding probable G-protein coupled receptor 158 isoform X3 is translated as MEQCIATKSKTETAQSSMQPSSQCSSNYRNYQKKCHQNQTNTQVQSTQQSDCSSHRDRDHLTNKQNQQKQQNQRTNSATATAAAAAAAAATSSNCTTCNTSTKRSKNIREPSSSTQLNTLYAVLVLFIVGLAAATASPSPAPFSRESRRDALLAYYKRAHLPQSGSSSSSSSISLGHEEYHSQHKYQYHLLHDANGLDFDELTPTASSVSALSRAERFRLRKRSATPTTPATTTATPLDVATAAAATAAAAKDAGSGKKPEEKCEPKVLETLPDEPFYDYTDIAEDAARQFIEFLSGKFPNANTPITIDEATRAEVSRRANGIASYALNEDDNLLAFAIAAPSIHTVVVKFRDNVTIPPDQVHNKAYLGSYWRELGAAWNSTDGTQEWGAPFRDCNLLTRRWLWPFRISFSEHRIKVVAAAFIAADEDVCNDGLEEVFGRRHGCDRNTTFCLLTENKPAATRDVYTCLCRESYYLPNSTLQGFRGDRVELSEGYDNYSCIPCPGGCTNCDSNGVCLTFQEEEVLNVDACLRLLVAIVLGACILCCIVLGVIVFRQRKCKAIASGMWTVLETILLGIVLLYASVAVHFFPASTERCLLEPWLRELGFITCYGAIILKLYRHLVDFRTRKAHRWVLRDVDLLKYLGTMVFAVICYMAAFTASSLDLLESAQLESLREADTNTCHPLKWELVTQTSEMLILCFGLHLAIASRNANTQFRERQFLVTALTLEFLVSSSFYFLRFVYLPEMSPSAILLALFIRSQLTNSFALGLIFVPKLWYQHKQGTSHDAGQRLGGGYAGLCLGDPDIGELTISEMSPEDIRAELKRLYTQLEIMKNKTLRQDNPHISKRRGGRKAGHRRFSLQKKGSKDKALSAKHRSNKHHQDIEITEAEPSRTPEDSVCSAEGPTDTYAEISGVSHSMLSHSMVSHSVVSHSK
- the LOC6526874 gene encoding probable G-protein coupled receptor 158 isoform X4, which gives rise to MEQCIATKSKTETAQSSMQPSSQCSSNYRNYQKKCHQNQTNTQVQSTQQSDCSSHRDRDHLTNKQNQQKQQNQRTNSATATAAAAAAAAATSSNCTTCNTSTKRSKNIREPSSSTQLNTLYAVLVLFIVGLAAATASPSPAPFSRESRRDALLAYYKRAHLPQSGSSSSSSSISLGHEEYHSQHKYQYHLLHDANGLDFDELTPTASSVSALSRAERFRLRKRSATPTTPATTTATPLDVATAAAATAAAAKDAGSGKKPEEKCEPKVLETLPDEPFYDYTDIAEDAARQFIEFLSGKFPNANTPITIDEATRAEVSRRANGIASYALNEDDNLLAFAIAAPSIHTVVVKFRDNVTIPPDQVHNKAYLGSYWRELGAAWNSTDGTQEWGAPFRDCNLLTRRWLWPFRISFSEHRIKVVAAAFIAADEDVCNDGLEEVFGRRHGCDRNTTFCLLTENKPAATRDVYTCLCRESYYLPNSTLQGFRGDRVELSEGYDNYSCIPCPGGCTNCDSNGVCLTFQEEEVLNVDACLRLLVAIVLGACILCCIVLGVIVFRQRKCKAIASGMWTVLETILLGIVLLYASVAVHFFPASTERCLLEPWLRELGFITCYGAIILKLYRHLVDFRTRKAHRWVLRDVDLLKYLGTMVFAVICYMAAFTASSLDLLESAQLESLREADTNTCHPLKWELVTQTSEMLILCFGLHLAIASRNANTQFRERQFLVTALTLEFLVSSSFYFLRFVYLPEMSPSAILLALFIRSQLTNSFALGLIFVPKLWYQHKQGTSHDAGQRLGGGYAGLCLGDPDIGELTISEMSPEDIRAELKRLYTQLEIMKNKTLRQDNPHISKRRGGRKAGHRRFSLQALSAKHRSNKHHQDIEITEAEPSRTPEDSVCSAEGPTDTYAEISGVSHSMLSHSMVSHSVVSHSK
- the LOC6526874 gene encoding probable G-protein coupled receptor 158 isoform X2 gives rise to the protein MEQCIATKSKTETAQSSMQPSSQCSSNYRNYQKKCHQNQTNTQVQSTQQSDCSSHRDRDHLTNKQNQQKQQNQRTNSATATAAAAAAAAATSSNCTTCNTSTKRSKNIREPSSSTQLNTLYAVLVLFIVGLAAATASPSPAPFSRESRRDALLAYYKRAHLPQSGSSSSSSSISLGHEEYHSQHKYQYHLLHDANGLDFDELTPTASSVSALSRAERFRLRKRSATPTTPATTTATPLDVATAAAATAAAAKDAGSGKKPEEKCEPKVLETLPDEPFYDYTDIAEDAARQFIEFLSGKFPNANTPITIDEATRAEVSRRANGIASYALNEDDNLLAFAIAAPSIHTVVVKFRDNVTIPPDQVHNKAYLGSYWRELGAAWNSTDGTQEWGAPFRDCNLLTRRWLWPFRISFSEHRIKVVAAAFIAADEDVCNDGLEEVFGRRHGCDRNTTFCLLTENKPAATRDVYTCLCRESYYLPNSTLQGFRGDRVELSEGYDNYSCIPCPGGCTNCDSNGVCLTFQEEEVLNVDACLRLLVAIVLGACILCCIVLGVIVFRQRKCKAIASGMWTVLETILLGIVLLYASVAVHFFPASTERCLLEPWLRELGFITCYGAIILKLYRHLVDFRTRKAHRWVLRDVDLLKYLGTMVFAVICYMAAFTASSLDLLESAQLESLREADTNTCHPLKWELVTQTSEMLILCFGLHLAIASRNANTQFRERQFLVTALTLEFLVSSSFYFLRFVYLPEMSPSAILLALFIRSQLTNSFALGLIFVPKLWYQHKQVRSLAYDLSIRLPVDAFKGTSHDAGQRLGGGYAGLCLGDPDIGELTISEMSPEDIRAELKRLYTQLEIMKNKTLRQDNPHISKRRGGRKAGHRRFSLQALSAKHRSNKHHQDIEITEAEPSRTPEDSVCSAEGPTDTYAEISGVSHSMLSHSMVSHSVVSHSK